The Streptomyces sp. NBC_00162 genome window below encodes:
- a CDS encoding IucA/IucC family protein, protein MAPAAWREANRRLLAKALGEWCFEDMLKAAETGEGNYRVDLDSGTTYAFNAEPGAFGWLRVDPRSITRTATSMLGNAVAEPAWDAQQFLLEAASTLGSDASTIATYFTELSATLAVDAARITHGGETVTELRTLGHTELECRMTGHNLLVANKGRIGFSATDVRNYAPESAQSLRLQWVAVHRGLAEFRGTSELSEQDILAGELDESTRNRFTQVLEAAGVDPQGYVWMPVHPWQWDHAVQILHAADVAQRRIIPLGDSPDAYLPGQSIRTMANVTVPDRHDVKLPLKILNTLVWRGIPPHCTMGAPVVTQWLRGLVERDAFLTEECRTVFLGEVASVTVRHPYLSKLEDAPYQHLEALGCIWRDSVTARKDPGERVRTFASLLHVDHTGDAFVAELVRASGLDPQEWLRRLFDTLLVPLMHVLYRYGVTFNPHGQNTLIGYDENDVPTRLYLKDFVDDVCVSFTDVPERGPEPDGHDHVLPRKHPSIIRQHVVDQVFVGHFRYLAPLCAEQLGVPEKTFWRMVRRTILDFQQRFPELSERFAEYDLLTPRSPGTA, encoded by the coding sequence GTGGCCCCCGCGGCCTGGCGGGAGGCCAACCGCCGGCTTCTCGCCAAGGCGTTGGGCGAGTGGTGTTTCGAGGACATGCTCAAGGCGGCGGAAACCGGAGAAGGCAACTACCGCGTCGATCTCGACAGCGGTACGACCTACGCTTTCAACGCGGAGCCCGGCGCCTTCGGATGGCTGCGGGTCGACCCGCGGTCGATCACCCGCACCGCCACCAGCATGCTCGGCAACGCGGTGGCCGAACCCGCCTGGGACGCCCAGCAGTTCCTCCTCGAAGCGGCCTCGACCCTCGGCAGCGACGCGTCGACGATCGCCACCTACTTCACCGAGCTGTCCGCCACGCTCGCCGTCGACGCGGCACGCATCACGCACGGCGGCGAGACCGTGACCGAGCTCCGCACCCTCGGCCACACGGAGCTCGAGTGCCGGATGACGGGGCACAACCTGCTCGTCGCCAACAAGGGCCGCATCGGCTTCTCGGCCACCGACGTGCGCAACTACGCCCCCGAGTCGGCCCAGTCGCTCCGGCTCCAGTGGGTGGCCGTGCACCGCGGCCTCGCCGAATTCCGCGGCACCTCGGAACTGTCCGAACAGGACATCCTGGCCGGGGAGCTGGACGAGTCGACCCGGAACCGCTTCACGCAGGTACTGGAAGCGGCCGGAGTCGACCCGCAGGGCTACGTGTGGATGCCCGTGCACCCCTGGCAGTGGGACCACGCCGTCCAGATCCTGCACGCGGCCGACGTGGCACAGCGCCGCATCATCCCGCTGGGCGACAGCCCGGACGCGTACCTGCCCGGGCAGTCCATCCGCACGATGGCCAACGTCACGGTCCCCGACCGCCACGACGTCAAACTGCCGCTGAAGATCCTCAACACCCTCGTCTGGCGCGGCATCCCGCCGCACTGCACGATGGGCGCGCCCGTCGTCACCCAGTGGCTGCGCGGACTGGTGGAGCGCGACGCGTTCCTGACCGAGGAGTGCCGGACGGTGTTCCTCGGCGAGGTCGCCTCCGTCACCGTGCGCCACCCCTACCTCTCCAAGCTGGAGGACGCGCCCTACCAGCACCTCGAGGCCCTGGGCTGCATCTGGCGGGACTCCGTCACCGCCCGCAAGGACCCCGGCGAGCGGGTCCGCACCTTCGCCTCGCTGCTCCACGTCGACCACACCGGCGACGCGTTCGTGGCCGAACTCGTCCGGGCCTCCGGCCTCGACCCGCAGGAATGGCTGCGGCGGCTCTTCGACACCCTGCTCGTCCCGCTGATGCACGTGCTCTACCGCTACGGGGTCACCTTCAACCCGCACGGACAGAACACCCTGATCGGCTACGACGAGAACGACGTACCGACCCGCCTGTACCTGAAGGACTTCGTCGACGACGTGTGCGTGTCCTTCACCGACGTGCCCGAGCGCGGACCGGAGCCGGACGGCCACGACCACGTCCTGCCCCGCAAGCACCCCTCGATCATCCGTCAGCACGTGGTCGACCAGGTCTTCGTCGGCCACTTCCGCTACCTGGCCCCGCTGTGCGCCGAACAGCTCGGCGTACCGGAGAAGACGTTCTGGCGCATGGTCCGCCGGACCATCCTCGACTTCCAGCAGCGCTTCCCCGAACTGTCCGAACGGTTCGCCGAGTACGACCTGCTCACCCCCAGATCCCCCGGTACGGCCTGA
- a CDS encoding IucA/IucC family protein: MSTTAAASTPTPTPAPAQDQAAGTDPLHALDARGAAEHAHIEALLRCWLLETGTPVAPGPLRIELPTAGLALVTEVTHRSPTGLHRFAPARLEGPGGPLGASADPVTAVALLSTEAAVRGGSRPGGVPAGEVADLVERTAESVRRVASFISDRRTHPAAPPEVDGFLDAEQALILGHLNHPAPKSRDGISDNDAAAFSPELRGSFRLHWFAADESVVSHDAVDKAPSLAGQDTVALLAELAGRRLHDGRVLVPAHPWQARDLLHRPRIAALIDSGALEPLGELGPEWWPTSSVRTVYRPDADVMLKLSLGLRLTNSRRESTRTELRRGLEINRLLDAGYADTTFGAHPGFAITRDPAWLAVDEPGRPEGPEVTGLDVAVREVPQGIADLRCLVGLVAPRPGLGRSALGDLVAGLGAGAAEQWTADYTDKVLVPMLHLYAATGIGLEAHQQNTLVRLDERGRVTGGTFRDNQGYYLAASYLPGLLGRLGAGSSTLAVVDDTLVDDRLSYYLLRNQALSVIGRLAVDGLADERELLAVLASRLRAALPALAAAGPDGDRLARRWLEADTLPCKGNLLTRLHGIDEVLAPLDAQSVYLDAPNPLQEAAA, from the coding sequence ATGAGCACCACCGCCGCGGCTTCCACCCCGACCCCCACCCCGGCCCCTGCCCAGGACCAGGCCGCCGGCACCGACCCGCTGCACGCCCTCGACGCCCGGGGCGCCGCCGAACACGCCCACATCGAGGCGCTGTTGCGCTGCTGGCTGCTCGAGACCGGCACGCCCGTCGCGCCCGGCCCGCTGCGGATCGAACTCCCCACCGCCGGGCTGGCACTCGTCACCGAGGTGACCCACCGCTCGCCGACCGGCCTGCACCGGTTCGCCCCCGCCCGCCTGGAGGGACCCGGCGGCCCGCTCGGCGCGAGCGCCGACCCCGTGACCGCCGTCGCGCTGCTCTCCACCGAGGCCGCCGTACGCGGTGGCAGCCGCCCCGGCGGCGTTCCGGCGGGCGAGGTCGCCGACCTGGTGGAGCGCACCGCCGAGTCCGTACGCCGCGTCGCCTCCTTCATCTCCGACCGCCGCACCCACCCGGCGGCGCCGCCCGAGGTTGACGGCTTCCTCGATGCCGAACAAGCCCTGATCCTGGGCCACTTGAACCACCCCGCACCCAAGAGCCGCGACGGCATCTCGGACAACGACGCGGCCGCCTTCTCACCCGAACTGCGCGGCTCCTTCCGGCTGCACTGGTTCGCCGCCGACGAGTCGGTGGTCTCGCACGACGCCGTGGACAAGGCCCCGTCCCTCGCCGGACAGGACACCGTCGCCCTCCTCGCCGAACTCGCCGGACGCCGACTGCACGACGGCCGCGTCCTGGTTCCCGCACACCCCTGGCAGGCCCGCGACCTGCTCCACCGCCCGCGCATCGCCGCCCTGATCGACTCCGGCGCCCTCGAACCGCTCGGCGAGCTGGGCCCCGAGTGGTGGCCGACCTCCAGCGTGCGCACCGTGTACCGGCCGGACGCCGACGTGATGCTGAAGCTCTCGCTCGGCCTGCGGCTGACCAACTCCCGCCGCGAATCCACCCGTACGGAGCTGCGCCGCGGCCTGGAGATCAACCGGCTCCTCGACGCCGGGTACGCGGACACCACCTTCGGGGCCCACCCCGGCTTCGCCATCACCCGCGACCCCGCCTGGCTCGCGGTGGACGAGCCCGGGCGCCCGGAAGGCCCGGAGGTCACCGGCCTCGACGTCGCCGTACGCGAAGTCCCGCAGGGCATCGCGGACCTGCGCTGCCTGGTGGGCCTGGTGGCGCCGCGCCCCGGCCTCGGCCGCAGCGCGCTCGGGGACCTGGTGGCGGGCCTCGGCGCCGGAGCTGCGGAGCAGTGGACGGCCGACTACACCGACAAGGTGCTCGTCCCGATGCTGCACCTGTACGCCGCCACCGGCATCGGCCTGGAGGCCCACCAGCAGAACACCCTGGTCCGGCTGGACGAGCGGGGCCGGGTCACCGGCGGCACCTTCCGCGACAACCAGGGTTACTACCTGGCCGCTTCGTACCTCCCCGGTCTGCTCGGGCGGCTCGGCGCCGGCTCCTCCACGCTGGCCGTCGTCGACGACACCCTCGTCGACGACCGGCTCTCGTACTACCTGCTGCGCAACCAGGCCCTGTCGGTCATCGGCAGGCTCGCCGTCGACGGCCTCGCGGACGAGCGCGAACTGCTCGCCGTACTCGCCAGCCGGCTGCGCGCCGCCCTGCCCGCCCTCGCCGCCGCCGGCCCCGACGGAGACCGGCTCGCCCGCCGCTGGCTGGAGGCCGACACCCTGCCCTGCAAGGGCAACCTGCTCACCCGGCTGCACGGGATCGACGAAGTCCTCGCCCCCCTCGACGCCCAGTCCGTCTACCTCGACGCCCCCAACCCCCTCCAGGAGGCCGCGGCATGA
- a CDS encoding pyridoxal phosphate-dependent decarboxylase family protein → MIPLTEAPLFPPSLLAGSREGLTEVYAALGEAIDAALDARRPAGPLPAGAPSAVLASAAQALGPALLPAEGLGAKAALQLLATLLVEHGIDLSHPRAAAHLQPPPLAVAVAADTLASMTNASLDTYDSGPSAIAVERWLIGVLTRLAGLGERADGVLTPGGSLSNLLGLLLARDAAALRLGVDARQDGVAALPGPVVFCSELAHFSVQRACAALGLGESAVHLVPTDERWRMRPEALAAALDGLGPGRTPLAVVATAGTTDFGSIDPLPQIAEIAAGHGIWMHVDAAYGFGALFSERLAGRLAGLELADSVTLDLHKIGWQPAATSVLLVSDTTAFTALDREVAYLNPADDSEAGYDGLLGRSLQTTRRPDAVKAAATLLTYGRSGMGRMVDACHGLARHAERRILAEPELELVSPAALTTVVFRYRGADPSAADELNGALRRRLLESGAALIGRTEVRTAGAGSPARVCLKFTLLNPTATPEDIDGLVDIVLDAGRTCERLVEESAA, encoded by the coding sequence GTGATACCGCTCACCGAGGCACCACTGTTCCCGCCGTCCCTGCTGGCGGGCTCCCGCGAGGGACTCACCGAGGTCTACGCCGCACTGGGCGAGGCGATCGACGCCGCGCTGGACGCCCGCCGCCCGGCGGGACCGTTACCGGCCGGCGCCCCCTCCGCCGTCCTCGCGTCGGCCGCCCAGGCACTGGGACCGGCCCTGCTCCCCGCGGAGGGGCTCGGCGCCAAGGCCGCGCTCCAGCTCCTCGCCACCCTCCTGGTCGAACACGGCATCGACCTGTCCCACCCCCGGGCCGCCGCGCACCTCCAGCCGCCACCGCTGGCGGTCGCCGTCGCCGCGGACACCCTCGCGAGCATGACCAACGCCTCGCTGGACACCTACGATTCCGGCCCCTCGGCCATCGCCGTCGAACGCTGGCTCATCGGCGTACTGACCCGCCTGGCGGGACTGGGGGAGCGCGCCGACGGAGTCCTCACCCCCGGCGGCTCGCTGTCCAATCTGCTCGGCCTGCTGCTGGCCAGGGACGCCGCGGCCCTGCGCCTCGGGGTCGACGCCCGCCAGGACGGGGTGGCCGCCCTGCCCGGACCGGTCGTCTTCTGCTCGGAACTCGCCCACTTCTCGGTGCAACGGGCCTGCGCCGCCCTCGGACTCGGCGAGTCGGCCGTCCACCTCGTGCCCACCGACGAGCGGTGGCGGATGCGGCCGGAGGCCCTGGCCGCAGCCCTGGACGGGCTCGGCCCCGGCCGGACCCCGCTCGCCGTCGTCGCCACCGCAGGGACCACGGACTTCGGCTCCATCGATCCGCTCCCGCAGATCGCCGAGATCGCCGCCGGTCACGGCATCTGGATGCACGTGGACGCCGCGTACGGATTCGGCGCCCTGTTCTCCGAGCGGCTGGCCGGCCGGCTCGCCGGACTGGAACTGGCCGACTCCGTCACCCTCGACCTGCACAAGATCGGCTGGCAGCCCGCCGCCACCAGTGTGCTGCTGGTGTCCGACACGACCGCCTTCACCGCTCTCGACCGGGAGGTCGCCTACCTCAACCCGGCCGACGACTCCGAAGCCGGCTACGACGGCCTGCTCGGCCGCAGCCTGCAGACCACCCGGCGCCCCGACGCAGTGAAGGCCGCCGCCACCCTGCTGACGTACGGCCGCAGCGGGATGGGCCGCATGGTCGATGCCTGCCACGGCCTGGCCCGGCACGCCGAGCGCCGCATCCTCGCCGAACCGGAGCTCGAACTCGTCTCGCCGGCCGCCCTGACCACCGTGGTGTTCCGCTACCGGGGCGCCGATCCGAGCGCCGCCGACGAGCTCAACGGCGCCCTGCGCAGGCGGCTCCTGGAATCAGGCGCCGCCCTCATCGGACGTACGGAGGTCCGCACCGCCGGAGCGGGTTCCCCGGCCCGGGTGTGCCTGAAGTTCACCCTGCTCAACCCGACCGCCACACCGGAAGACATCGACGGCCTCGTGGACATCGTCCTCGACGCCGGCCGCACCTGTGAACGACTCGTAGAGGAGAGCGCCGCATGA
- a CDS encoding MFS transporter: MMTLDVTVVNVALSDIARDLDAGLGRVQWTVSAYSLAFGALLLTAGALSDRIGRRAVFTAGMALFTLASAGCGLAPDAGTLIAARAAQGLGGAMVFAPTLALLAAAYEGARRQAAIAAFAAIASAAGALGPVVGGLFVQGLGWRWIFLVNVPIGVLVVAGALARMPESAAPAETRRRIDLLGAALGVGTLLALHYPLVTGPEAGWTAPEVLGSAVLGVLLGVALVAGQRRGGGLIDMALLRVRAFSGAAVLGFLARMSSLGVLAFTTLWLQSAHAFSALEVGLYLLPLTGSLLVVGLFVARLQRVFTPDVLVAAGFALQGLGLLALAAAAGAHAGQAATVGGLVLLGAGGAVIFPPLMGVAVSAVPAERAGMASGLTNACFPLGTAAGVAVFGALFSGRVEAGLQAGLQAGPNPGPDGLVPARTAVETGRFELLEPALRPLARSAFSDGFTAVCLASALVCLLGVFAARTLRAEARTVGGGAAKRRRSSVAQTS; encoded by the coding sequence GTGATGACCCTGGACGTGACCGTGGTCAATGTCGCCCTCTCGGACATCGCCCGGGACCTGGATGCCGGGCTCGGCCGGGTGCAGTGGACGGTGTCCGCGTACTCGCTGGCCTTCGGCGCGCTGCTGCTCACCGCGGGGGCGCTCTCCGACCGCATCGGGAGGCGAGCGGTGTTCACCGCCGGGATGGCGCTGTTCACCCTCGCCTCCGCCGGATGCGGACTGGCCCCCGACGCCGGCACCCTCATCGCCGCCCGGGCGGCCCAGGGCCTCGGCGGCGCCATGGTGTTCGCGCCCACGCTCGCCCTGCTGGCCGCCGCGTACGAGGGCGCCCGCCGCCAGGCGGCGATAGCGGCCTTCGCGGCCATCGCCTCCGCCGCGGGGGCACTGGGGCCGGTGGTCGGCGGCCTGTTCGTCCAGGGGCTCGGCTGGCGGTGGATCTTCCTCGTCAACGTGCCGATCGGTGTCCTGGTCGTGGCCGGTGCGCTGGCCCGCATGCCGGAATCCGCCGCACCGGCCGAAACGCGCCGGCGCATCGACCTCCTGGGCGCGGCACTCGGCGTGGGCACCCTCCTGGCCCTGCACTATCCGCTGGTCACCGGCCCGGAGGCCGGCTGGACGGCGCCGGAGGTACTCGGCTCCGCCGTCCTCGGCGTCCTGCTCGGCGTGGCCCTGGTGGCCGGCCAGCGGCGGGGCGGCGGCCTGATCGACATGGCGCTCCTGCGGGTCCGCGCCTTCTCCGGCGCCGCCGTCCTGGGGTTCCTCGCCCGGATGTCGAGCCTGGGCGTCCTCGCCTTCACCACGCTCTGGCTGCAGAGCGCTCACGCGTTCTCGGCGCTCGAAGTCGGCCTGTACCTGCTGCCGCTGACGGGCAGTCTGCTCGTGGTGGGCCTGTTCGTCGCGCGGCTGCAAAGGGTCTTCACTCCTGACGTCCTGGTCGCCGCCGGCTTCGCCCTCCAGGGGCTGGGCCTCCTCGCGCTGGCCGCCGCCGCGGGGGCGCACGCCGGGCAGGCCGCCACCGTCGGCGGACTCGTGCTCCTCGGCGCCGGGGGCGCCGTCATCTTCCCGCCGTTGATGGGTGTGGCGGTGAGCGCGGTGCCCGCCGAGCGGGCCGGGATGGCCTCCGGGCTGACCAACGCCTGCTTCCCGCTCGGCACCGCGGCCGGTGTGGCCGTGTTCGGGGCGCTGTTCTCCGGCCGGGTGGAGGCCGGGCTGCAGGCGGGTCTGCAGGCGGGGCCGAATCCCGGGCCGGACGGCCTCGTACCGGCGCGGACGGCTGTGGAGACCGGGCGGTTCGAGCTCCTCGAACCCGCCCTGCGGCCCCTGGCCCGGTCGGCCTTCTCTGATGGCTTCACCGCCGTCTGCCTGGCCTCGGCCCTCGTCTGCCTGCTGGGCGTGTTCGCCGCCCGCACGCTCAGGGCCGAGGCGCGGACCGTCGGCGGCGGCGCCGCGAAGCGCCGCCGGTCCTCGGTCGCTCAGACCTCCTGA